A genome region from Neoarius graeffei isolate fNeoGra1 chromosome 21, fNeoGra1.pri, whole genome shotgun sequence includes the following:
- the il15ra gene encoding interleukin-15 receptor subunit alpha isoform X1 codes for MRASILTFIFIISEYSIRTGGDGNCGDPPKVTNAENLNSVTTFRFRMKCKNGYLRKAGTSNLYKCINNNWTNNLPLVCIPDPSLPRIPSTTLPHIPHSPITLLWSSPTPKIQNTTTQPSTSTTSPRTTFKVQTSGQPSQRPTTIEEPSVTISNTTRITPSSTTEKENLITLSTRSLSTTTTAGSGEYEFHGSGKGITAAIVVPIIAGLAAAVAIFCLHRRSRLRAVSRHSVELMTQNPGSDQPLMKTHTFMSNCPPDSTQPPVAPVKNFPESTYTDTPLSA; via the exons gaAATTGTGGAGATCCTCCAAAGGTTACAAATGCAGAGAATCTAAACTCTGTCACAACTTTTCGGTTCCGTATGAAGTGTAAAAACGGATACTTGAGAAAAGCTGGAACTTCCAACCTCTATAAATGTATAAATAACAACTGGACCAACAACCTTCCTCTAGTATGCATAC ctgATCCATCCCTGCCTAGGATAC CTTCAACCACATTGCCTCACATTCCTCATTCCCCTATAACTCTATTATGGTCCAGTCCAACACCGAAGATACAGAACACGACTACACAACCAAGCACTTCCACAACATCTC CACGCACAACTTTCAAAGTACAGACATCTGGCCAACCCTCTCAGAGGCCCACCACAATAGAGGAGCCATCTGTGACCATATCCAATACGACTAGAATTACACCTTCATCCACGACCGAGAAAGAAAATCTGATCACATTGTCCACTAGAAGTCTCTCTACCACAACCACTG CAGGATCTGGCGAGTATGAATTTCATGGTT CTGGAAAAGGCATCACTGCAGCGATTGTAGTTCCAATTATTGCTGGCTTGGCAGCAGCAGTAGCCATTTTTTGTTTGCATCGACG TTCAAGGCTACGTGCAGTTAGCAGACATTCTGTAGAACTCATGACCCAGAATCCTGGCTCAGATCAGCCCTTAATGAAGACCCACACTTTCATGAGCAACTGTCCTCCAGACTCCACCCAACCTCCAGTCGCTCCTGTTAAAAACTTTCCTGAGAGCACATATACAGATACTCCTCTTTCTGCTTAA
- the il15ra gene encoding interleukin-15 receptor subunit alpha isoform X4, with the protein MRASILTFIFIISEYSIRTGGDGNCGDPPKVTNAENLNSVTTFRFRMKCKNGYLRKAGTSNLYKCINNNWTNNLPLVCIPDPSLPRIPSTTLPHIPHSPITLLWSSPTPKIQNTTTQPSTSTTSRSGEYEFHGSGKGITAAIVVPIIAGLAAAVAIFCLHRRSRLRAVSRHSVELMTQNPGSDQPLMKTHTFMSNCPPDSTQPPVAPVKNFPESTYTDTPLSA; encoded by the exons gaAATTGTGGAGATCCTCCAAAGGTTACAAATGCAGAGAATCTAAACTCTGTCACAACTTTTCGGTTCCGTATGAAGTGTAAAAACGGATACTTGAGAAAAGCTGGAACTTCCAACCTCTATAAATGTATAAATAACAACTGGACCAACAACCTTCCTCTAGTATGCATAC ctgATCCATCCCTGCCTAGGATAC CTTCAACCACATTGCCTCACATTCCTCATTCCCCTATAACTCTATTATGGTCCAGTCCAACACCGAAGATACAGAACACGACTACACAACCAAGCACTTCCACAACATCTC GATCTGGCGAGTATGAATTTCATGGTT CTGGAAAAGGCATCACTGCAGCGATTGTAGTTCCAATTATTGCTGGCTTGGCAGCAGCAGTAGCCATTTTTTGTTTGCATCGACG TTCAAGGCTACGTGCAGTTAGCAGACATTCTGTAGAACTCATGACCCAGAATCCTGGCTCAGATCAGCCCTTAATGAAGACCCACACTTTCATGAGCAACTGTCCTCCAGACTCCACCCAACCTCCAGTCGCTCCTGTTAAAAACTTTCCTGAGAGCACATATACAGATACTCCTCTTTCTGCTTAA
- the il15ra gene encoding interleukin-15 receptor subunit alpha isoform X3 has protein sequence MRASILTFIFIISEYSIRTGGDGNCGDPPKVTNAENLNSVTTFRFRMKCKNGYLRKAGTSNLYKCINNNWTNNLPLVCIPDPSLPRIPSTTLPHIPHSPITLLWSSPTPKIQNTTTQPSTSTTSPGSGEYEFHGSGKGITAAIVVPIIAGLAAAVAIFCLHRRSRLRAVSRHSVELMTQNPGSDQPLMKTHTFMSNCPPDSTQPPVAPVKNFPESTYTDTPLSA, from the exons gaAATTGTGGAGATCCTCCAAAGGTTACAAATGCAGAGAATCTAAACTCTGTCACAACTTTTCGGTTCCGTATGAAGTGTAAAAACGGATACTTGAGAAAAGCTGGAACTTCCAACCTCTATAAATGTATAAATAACAACTGGACCAACAACCTTCCTCTAGTATGCATAC ctgATCCATCCCTGCCTAGGATAC CTTCAACCACATTGCCTCACATTCCTCATTCCCCTATAACTCTATTATGGTCCAGTCCAACACCGAAGATACAGAACACGACTACACAACCAAGCACTTCCACAACATCTC CAGGATCTGGCGAGTATGAATTTCATGGTT CTGGAAAAGGCATCACTGCAGCGATTGTAGTTCCAATTATTGCTGGCTTGGCAGCAGCAGTAGCCATTTTTTGTTTGCATCGACG TTCAAGGCTACGTGCAGTTAGCAGACATTCTGTAGAACTCATGACCCAGAATCCTGGCTCAGATCAGCCCTTAATGAAGACCCACACTTTCATGAGCAACTGTCCTCCAGACTCCACCCAACCTCCAGTCGCTCCTGTTAAAAACTTTCCTGAGAGCACATATACAGATACTCCTCTTTCTGCTTAA
- the il15ra gene encoding interleukin-15 receptor subunit alpha isoform X2 yields MRASILTFIFIISEYSIRTGGDGNCGDPPKVTNAENLNSVTTFRFRMKCKNGYLRKAGTSNLYKCINNNWTNNLPLVCIPDPSLPRIPSTTLPHIPHSPITLLWSSPTPKIQNTTTQPSTSTTSPRTTFKVQTSGQPSQRPTTIEEPSVTISNTTRITPSSTTEKENLITLSTRSLSTTTTGSGEYEFHGSGKGITAAIVVPIIAGLAAAVAIFCLHRRSRLRAVSRHSVELMTQNPGSDQPLMKTHTFMSNCPPDSTQPPVAPVKNFPESTYTDTPLSA; encoded by the exons gaAATTGTGGAGATCCTCCAAAGGTTACAAATGCAGAGAATCTAAACTCTGTCACAACTTTTCGGTTCCGTATGAAGTGTAAAAACGGATACTTGAGAAAAGCTGGAACTTCCAACCTCTATAAATGTATAAATAACAACTGGACCAACAACCTTCCTCTAGTATGCATAC ctgATCCATCCCTGCCTAGGATAC CTTCAACCACATTGCCTCACATTCCTCATTCCCCTATAACTCTATTATGGTCCAGTCCAACACCGAAGATACAGAACACGACTACACAACCAAGCACTTCCACAACATCTC CACGCACAACTTTCAAAGTACAGACATCTGGCCAACCCTCTCAGAGGCCCACCACAATAGAGGAGCCATCTGTGACCATATCCAATACGACTAGAATTACACCTTCATCCACGACCGAGAAAGAAAATCTGATCACATTGTCCACTAGAAGTCTCTCTACCACAACCACTG GATCTGGCGAGTATGAATTTCATGGTT CTGGAAAAGGCATCACTGCAGCGATTGTAGTTCCAATTATTGCTGGCTTGGCAGCAGCAGTAGCCATTTTTTGTTTGCATCGACG TTCAAGGCTACGTGCAGTTAGCAGACATTCTGTAGAACTCATGACCCAGAATCCTGGCTCAGATCAGCCCTTAATGAAGACCCACACTTTCATGAGCAACTGTCCTCCAGACTCCACCCAACCTCCAGTCGCTCCTGTTAAAAACTTTCCTGAGAGCACATATACAGATACTCCTCTTTCTGCTTAA